The Streptomyces rubrogriseus genomic sequence GAGGCGGCGAAGACGGCCAAGAAGGTCGCGGTCGACACCGAGCTGGAGGCCGCCGACCTCAAGAAGCTCGTCACCAAGTTCAAGAAGATCGTCAAGACCGAGGCCGGCCGGGACTTCCCGCAGGACCCGCGCGAGCAGATGGACCTCGCCATCAAGGCGGTCTTCGACTCCTGGAACGGCGAACGCGCCAAGCTCTACCGCCGCCAGGAGCGCATCCCGCACGACCTCGGCACCGCCGTCAACGTCTGCTCCATGGTCTTCGGCAACCTCGGCCCCGACTCCGGTACCGGCGTCGCCTTCACCCGCGACCCCGCCTCCGGGCACCAGGGCGTCTACGGCGACTACCTGCAGAACGCCCAGGGCGAGGACGTCGTCGCGGGCATCCGCAACACCGTCGCGCTGGCGGAGCTGGAGCAGATCGACAAGAAGTCGTACGACCAGCTGATGCAGATCATGGAGACGCTGGAGAACCACTACCTGGACCTGTGCGACATCGAGTTCACCATCGAGCGCGGCCAGCTGTGGATGCTCCAGACCCGCGTCGGCAAGCGCACCGCGGGCGCCGCCTTCCGGATCGCCACCCAGCTCGTCGACCAGGGCCTGATCGACGAGGCCGAGGCCCTCCAGCGGGTCAACGGCGCCCAGCTCGCCCAGCTGATGTTCCCCCGCTTCGACGACGAGGCGAAGGTCGAGAAGGTCGGCCGGGGCATCGCCGCCTCGCCGGGCGCGGCGGTCGGCAAGGCCGTCTTCGACTCGTACACGGCCGTCAAGTGGTCCCGGTCCGGCGAGAAGGTCATCCTGGTCCGCCGCGAGACCAACCCGGACGACCTGGACGGCATGATCGCCGCCGAGGGCATCCTGACCTCGCGCGGCGGCAAGACCTCCCACGCGGCCGTGGTGGCGCGCGGCATGGGCAAGACCTGTGTCTGCGGCGCCGAGGAGCTGGAGGTCGACACCAAGCGCCGCCGGATGACCGTGCCCGGCGGGCACGTCGTCGAGGAGGGCGACGTGATCTCCATCGACGGCTCCTCCGGCAAGGTCTACCTCGGCGAGGTGCCGGTCGTGCCCTCCCCGGTGGTCGAGTACTTCGAGGGCCGCATGCACGCGGGTGCCGAGGACGCCGACGAGCTGGTCGAGGCCGTGCACCGGATCATGGCCTTCGCCGACCGCAAGCGCCGGCTGCGGGTGCGCGCCAACGCCGACAACGCCGAGGACGCGCTGCGCGCCCGCCGGTTCGGCGCCCAGGGCATCGGCCTGTGCCGCACCGAGCACATGTTCCTCGGCGACCGCCGCGAGCTGGTGGAGCGGCTGATCCTCGCCGACACCGAGGCGGTGCGCGAGGAGTCCCTCAAGGAGCTGCTGCCGCTCCAGAAGCAGGACTTCGTCCAGCTCTTCGAGTCGATGGACGGCCTCCCGGTCACCGTCCGCCTCCTCGACCCGCCACTGCACGAGTTCCTGCCCGACATCACCGAACTGTCGGTGCGCGTCGCGCTCGCCGAGTCCCGCCAGGAGCCGCACGAGAACGAGCTGCGCCTGCTCCAGGCCGTGCACCGCCTCCATGAGCAGAACCCGATGCTGGGCCTGCGCGGCGTCCGCCTCGGCCTGGTCATCCCCGGCCTGTTCACCATGCAGGTCCGCGCCATCGCCGAGGCCGCGGCCGAGCGCAAGGCGGCCAAGGGCGACCCGCGCGCCGAGATCATGATCCCGCTGGTCGGCACCGTCCAGGAGCTGGAGATCGTCCGCGAGGAGGCCGACCAGGTCATCGCCGAGGTCGAGGCCGCCACCGGCGCCAAGCTCAAGCTGTCGATCGGCACCATGATCGAGCTGCCCCGCGCCGCGCTGACCGCCGGGCAGATCGCCGAGGCCGCGGAGTTCTTCTCCTTCGGCACCAACGACCTGACCCAGACCGTGTGGGGCTTCAGCCGCGACGACGTCGAGGCCAGCTTCTTCACGGCCTACCTGGAGAAGGGCATCTTCGGCGTCTCCCCGTTCGAGACCATCGACAAGGACGGTGTCGGCTCCCTGGTCGCCGCCGCCGCGAAGGCCGGCCGCGCCACGCGTCCCGACCTGAAGCTCGGCGTCTGCGGCGAGCACGGCGGCGACCCGGAGTCCGTCCACTTCTTCCACGAGGTGGGTCTGGACTACGTCTCCTGCTCCCCGTTCCGGATCCCGGTGGCCCGACTGGAGGCCGGCCGGGCGGCGTCGCGGTCGAAGGGCAGCGACCACCGGTAACCCCCGAACGGGGTCGAAGGCCCCGGAGCCGCCGTCTGTCACCCGACCACCCTCACCGATCGGCGGCGGCTCCGGACCACGAGAAAAGGCGGCACCCGTGCGGGGGTGCCGCCTTTTGTGACACGTGCAACGGTGTGAATTCCTCTCTGCTGAGCAGCAGCAAGCTGTCAGCAGACTCGGAGGGCCCTGGCAGCGGACAGCGGCCGACACCCGGAACGGTGGTTGGATGACCCAGACGGATCACAGGGAACCGGCCGGTACGGCCCACCGGGACGGGAACGGGGACAGAGCGGCGGGGAAGGTGCCCAGCCCCCGGACCGGCGCGGAGGAGAGAGTCCCCGAGGCCGGGCCCCCCGTGACCCGGAACCGGCTCGCCGCCCTGGACGGACTGCGGTTCCTGGCGGCCCTGTCCGTGGTCTTCTTCCACTTCGTCGGTCAGGTGCCCTCCACGATGCGGACCATGTGGGGCCGCCCCGTCGACAGCGTCTTCCCCGAGGCCCAGAGCTACTTCGCCTACGGCCGGCTCGGCGTCGAACTCTTCTTCCTGATCAGCGGGTTCGTCATCTGCATGAGCGCGTGGGGCCGCACCCCGCGCGACTTCTTCATCTCCCGCGTCACCCGGCTGTACCCCATGTACTGGGTGGCCATCGCGATCACGGCCTGCGTGATCTACTTCGCCGGTGACCCGTTCGGGCAGCCGCACCCGCGCGTGATCTTCGCCAACCTGACGATGCTCCAGACTCCGCTGGGCGTGGAGAACCTGGACTCCGTCTACTGGACGCTCTGGCCCGAGCTGTGCTTCTACCTCACCTTCGCGGTCGTGGTGTGGAAGGGCCTGACGTACCAGCGGGTGGTGATCTACTGCGGCCTGTGGACGGTCGCCGCCGTGCTCGCCCCCGGCGCCGACATCCACCTGCTCACCCTGCTGGTGAACCCGCCGTCCGCGCCCTACTTCATCGCGGGCCTGGCCTTCTACCTCATGTACCGCTACCGCCCCACCCCGCTGCTGTGGGGCATCGTCGCCATGTCGTGGCTGCTGGCGCTGCACTACCTGCTGACGCCCGGCGGCGGCCGTCTGGACTGGGACGTGTGGCAGCCCGGGCGCGGCTGGCTGGTCCTGGTCATCACGGTGTTCTTCCTGCTGGTCGCCGCCGTCGCGCTCGGCTGGACCAGCCGCATCCGCTGGCGCGGACTGACCGTCGCGGGCACGCTGACCTTCCCGCTGTACCTGCTGCACGACGCCATCGGCGTCAACGTCATGCACCACTTCGGCGACCGGGCCCACCCGTGGGTCGTGGTCTGCGTCACCGTCGCCGCCCTGGTCGCGCTGTCCTACGTGGTGCAGCGGTTCGTCGAGCGCCCGGTGGCCCGGGCCGCACGGCGCTGGCTGAGCAGCGCCGCGTTCAGCCTCAGGGCGCCGGAGCCCCGCCGCTGAACGACGGGGCTCCGGGGACGCGCGACCCGGGCCCGGCGCGGGGCGGTTCAGGCCGCGCCGCGGTTCAGGCCGCGCCGTCGCTCCGGCGGCGGCGCGCGGCCAGCATCAGTCCGCCGCCCGCGAGCACGACGACCGCGCCGCCCGCCGCCAGGTACGGGGTGCTGTCGTCGCCGCCGGTCTCGGCCAGGTCGGTGTCCTGCTGCCCGGCGGCCTCGGCGCCGCCGCCCTCCTCGCTCCCGGAGTCCTTCCCGCTCCCGGCGCCCGCCGCGTCGTCCGTGTCCTTGGCGCCGGTGTCCTCGTCGTCGGCGGGCACGAAGCCGGCCGGCGGCTTGTCGCAGCCGACGCCGTCCTTGTCGCGGTCCAGGTGCTCGCCGTAGTGCTCGTCGCCCTTCTTGATGTTGGAGTAGCCGGCGTCGTACGCCTCGGAGCAGTTCTTGAACGGGTGGGTGCCGTCGTGGGCCTGGGCGGCGGCGGCCGGCAGGGCGGCCAGGGCGAGTGCGGCGACGGTGACGGCGGCGGGCTTGCGGAGCAGCTTCATCGAGAGTCCCGGGAACGGTGTGGATGGGCGGATACGAGGTGACGAAGCTATTGAGGTGACCAAGATGTGGTGGGGATATGAAGGACTCGTGATGAGAACGTGACGTGACCGGACGGTAGCTCTCCGCTCAGGGCTGCCGGGCGCGTACGGTGAGACGGGGCAGGACCGGGGAAGGAGCCGCGGATGACCGGCTGGAGCACGGGCGACATCCCCGACCTGGACGGGCGCGTCGCCGTCGTCACCGGGGCCAACGGCGGCCTCGGCTACGTGATCGCCCGGGAGCTGGCCCGCAAGGGCGCGACCGTCGTGCTCGCCTGCCGCAGCGAGGAGCGGGGGAGCGCGGCCGTGCGGCGCCTGACGGGCGAGGTGCCCGGCGCCGCCGTGGAACCGGCGCGGCTGGACCTCGGGGACCTGGCCTCGGTCCGGGAGTTCGCCTACGGGCTGCCGTACGAGCGGGTCGATCTCCTCGTCAACAACGCCGGGGTGATGGCGCTGCCGCACGGCACGACGGCGGACGGCTTCGAGACCCAGTTCGGCGTCAACCACCTGGGGCACTTCGCGCTCACCGGGCTGCTGCTGCCCTCCCTGCTGGCCGCGCCCGGCGCCCGGATCGTGACCGTCTCCAGCTTCCTGCACGTGCTGGCCAGGGTCGATCCGCGCGACCTCAACAGCGTGCGGCGGTACGGGCGCTGGACCGCTTACGCCCGCTCGAAGTCCGCCAACCTGCTCTTCACCCACGAGCTGGCGCGCCGGCTCGCGGCACGGGAGGGCGCCTCGGACGTCCGCGCGGTCGCCGCCCACCCCGGGTACGCGGAGACCGGACTCCACGCCGCCGGGCCCCGGTCCGAGGGGCGCCGGCTCGCCGAGCGGCTGGCGCGGCTCGGGAGCCGGGTCGTCGCCCAGTCCCCGGAGGCCGGTGCGCTGCCCGTGCTGTACGCGGCGACCGCGCCCGGCGTGCCCTCCGACTCCTTCACCGGCCCGTCCTTCGCGATGTGGCGCGGGGCGCCCGCGCCGTCCTGGCGGGCGTCCTGGACCACCGACGACGCGATGGGGGAGCGGCTGTGGGCGGCCTCCGAGCGGTTGACGGGCGTGATCTACGACGCGCTGCTGCCCTGAGGGCCCGGCCGGGGCGCCCTGAGGGGCGTCGGGGCGGCGCCCCCGGCGCTCAGGCCGTCTGGCCGCCGTCCACCACCAGGTCGGTCCCCACCACCGACGCCGCGTCGTCGGACGCCAGGTACAGCACGGCCGCCGCGACCTCCGCCACCGCCGAGACCCGGCCGAGCGGCGTCTCCTCCCGCATCCGCTCGGCCCGTCCGGCCTCCGTCTCGCCCGGCCGCAGGGACATCGAGGTCGCCGTG encodes the following:
- the ppdK gene encoding pyruvate, phosphate dikinase — protein: MSENKDPQVANAAKFVYDFTEGNKDLKDLLGGKGANLAEMTNLGLPVPPGFTITTEACKTYLDSGEEPAALRDEVSAHLDALEAKMGKKLGQADDPLLVSVRSGAKFSMPGMMDTVLNIGLSDKSVQGLAKQAGDDRFAWDSYRRLIQMFGKTVLGVDGDLFEEALEAAKTAKKVAVDTELEAADLKKLVTKFKKIVKTEAGRDFPQDPREQMDLAIKAVFDSWNGERAKLYRRQERIPHDLGTAVNVCSMVFGNLGPDSGTGVAFTRDPASGHQGVYGDYLQNAQGEDVVAGIRNTVALAELEQIDKKSYDQLMQIMETLENHYLDLCDIEFTIERGQLWMLQTRVGKRTAGAAFRIATQLVDQGLIDEAEALQRVNGAQLAQLMFPRFDDEAKVEKVGRGIAASPGAAVGKAVFDSYTAVKWSRSGEKVILVRRETNPDDLDGMIAAEGILTSRGGKTSHAAVVARGMGKTCVCGAEELEVDTKRRRMTVPGGHVVEEGDVISIDGSSGKVYLGEVPVVPSPVVEYFEGRMHAGAEDADELVEAVHRIMAFADRKRRLRVRANADNAEDALRARRFGAQGIGLCRTEHMFLGDRRELVERLILADTEAVREESLKELLPLQKQDFVQLFESMDGLPVTVRLLDPPLHEFLPDITELSVRVALAESRQEPHENELRLLQAVHRLHEQNPMLGLRGVRLGLVIPGLFTMQVRAIAEAAAERKAAKGDPRAEIMIPLVGTVQELEIVREEADQVIAEVEAATGAKLKLSIGTMIELPRAALTAGQIAEAAEFFSFGTNDLTQTVWGFSRDDVEASFFTAYLEKGIFGVSPFETIDKDGVGSLVAAAAKAGRATRPDLKLGVCGEHGGDPESVHFFHEVGLDYVSCSPFRIPVARLEAGRAASRSKGSDHR
- a CDS encoding acyltransferase family protein, whose product is MTQTDHREPAGTAHRDGNGDRAAGKVPSPRTGAEERVPEAGPPVTRNRLAALDGLRFLAALSVVFFHFVGQVPSTMRTMWGRPVDSVFPEAQSYFAYGRLGVELFFLISGFVICMSAWGRTPRDFFISRVTRLYPMYWVAIAITACVIYFAGDPFGQPHPRVIFANLTMLQTPLGVENLDSVYWTLWPELCFYLTFAVVVWKGLTYQRVVIYCGLWTVAAVLAPGADIHLLTLLVNPPSAPYFIAGLAFYLMYRYRPTPLLWGIVAMSWLLALHYLLTPGGGRLDWDVWQPGRGWLVLVITVFFLLVAAVALGWTSRIRWRGLTVAGTLTFPLYLLHDAIGVNVMHHFGDRAHPWVVVCVTVAALVALSYVVQRFVERPVARAARRWLSSAAFSLRAPEPRR
- a CDS encoding excalibur calcium-binding domain-containing protein gives rise to the protein MKLLRKPAAVTVAALALAALPAAAAQAHDGTHPFKNCSEAYDAGYSNIKKGDEHYGEHLDRDKDGVGCDKPPAGFVPADDEDTGAKDTDDAAGAGSGKDSGSEEGGGAEAAGQQDTDLAETGGDDSTPYLAAGGAVVVLAGGGLMLAARRRRSDGAA
- a CDS encoding oxidoreductase; translation: MTGWSTGDIPDLDGRVAVVTGANGGLGYVIARELARKGATVVLACRSEERGSAAVRRLTGEVPGAAVEPARLDLGDLASVREFAYGLPYERVDLLVNNAGVMALPHGTTADGFETQFGVNHLGHFALTGLLLPSLLAAPGARIVTVSSFLHVLARVDPRDLNSVRRYGRWTAYARSKSANLLFTHELARRLAAREGASDVRAVAAHPGYAETGLHAAGPRSEGRRLAERLARLGSRVVAQSPEAGALPVLYAATAPGVPSDSFTGPSFAMWRGAPAPSWRASWTTDDAMGERLWAASERLTGVIYDALLP